Proteins from a genomic interval of Osmia bicornis bicornis chromosome 11, iOsmBic2.1, whole genome shotgun sequence:
- the LOC114876592 gene encoding uncharacterized protein LOC114876592 isoform X1 codes for MAGKMAAAELKHDNVSSYETVKRNVSTVTLHREIECYQFRLLDLFYYLTSVSFFFMDLATDSIIFMEYFLQGQFIWGCFALSFTILPAGVIQMFSLRWYHSDGSIKSIHWALHFLFLGVLHRYYFKTYFYQFIIYFFVPFFFKRENNFISRYLILLYATIYSLRSKRFVKDKNWVYRQESDICMLHLFESFMGAAPQLILQLYVMAVLHRTPPCTSLSAMVSFCSLSWAIGTYTRAMQKINPGHNEATWVVLTLQGLWRAGMLISRIAVLVLTALCLREWSLLFLGLHWLLMTIWVILQNTDFCPTFWEERIYNCIIGFIYCFDFFNLRVGKSRYRVLVFYSIIVTENVVFLIVYVLCFKDAIKSEEIAIITSLIIGGMMIGLSSMLVYYGKFHPSKFGDASKRNDEKTSEMVTNKAATPRSFKQYYPNTFASSSCSIDRSQVATSEEATTDKQFLLTNIVQNSECAESGVANQSCTTENESQTAVCVVSECDSAHNNFSKDKNVSSNALAKNAFPVSEKDDDCNDAKEDVHRQKRRGICLPTTHGLDIDKEVSTEDNSCLPLQKRRAICFSTRLILEMEDNLEEKVAADKKRDELKERSLADVCDDLNGIAVLRDRLKTPTMFNNACEKISETEKLSKDETMSCVTSIHDYENVCPLGVARPPWCIRSWKGYTDIETYIHDDSVVRDRRRDTLTSTTTGTTYSSEFSDTTCASSLLRGILKQDDYLDTLAYDLIDPRESKTIYTEDVPGKRASDMDEQNSMLYIAKPVVIDEKGGMFALDTILEEHDEISTDEYARPGCDSVSTLVNTIDQIRKYTAENSPRHVYHTTGTQWEDFDPKNLIKKAQLTRALFKNDLKDSGACNGNYINRLDDSDAVVRGKCEIDAIKDLVRYCAIESIRKTPLIDAILSDSPILGNKAKLQKQQVSIAYRKDEESKENDLYVEMSPLVPVENIKVVHNNLSEPPVSCNVTLAKPVEDKSPDTVANISPQSTKNHRDGERFEASCEKRRKAINFPRRKFSLLKEKFESKSQLVYVVTPNNAIKIGQPTVSADSEASKRNVSVILKKTSDCTRHDKENLAPIGRAKRTSSNDRSQVNGENSDLIYENDKSLCNNDLNLKERRHIFLEQVLSPPKLLTWNKRKSLGGSSVKKL; via the exons aTGGCCGGGAAGATGGCGGCGGCAGAGTTAAAACATGATAATGTTTCATCTTATGAAACTGTGAAGAGAAATGTATCGACAGTGACACTACATAGAGAAATAGAATGTTATCAATTCAGATTGTTAGACTTATTTTACTATTTGACTTCTGTCAGTTTTTTTTTCATGGACTTAGCAACAG ATAGTATTATATTTATGGAGTACTTTTTGCAAGGCCAGTTTATTTGGGGATGCTTTGCTTTGAGTTTTACAATTCTACCTGCAGGTGTTATTCAGATGTTTAGCTTGAGATGGTATCACAGTGATGGTTCTATTAAAAGTATACATTGGGCATTACATTTTTTGTTCTTAGGAGTATTACACAGgtattattttaaaacttaTTTCTATCAGtttataatttacttttttgttccttttttttttaagagagagaacaattttatttctaggtatttaattttactttacgcTACAATATATTCGTTAAGGAGCAAACGATTTGTGAAGGATAAAAATTGGGTATATAGACAGGAAAGTGACATATGCATGCTACACTTATTTGAGTCTTTTATGGGAGCTGCTCCACAATTAATATTGCAATTATATGTCATGGCAGTATTACATCGTACACCACCATGCACAA GTTTATCTGCCATGGTGTCCTTTTGTTCTTTGAGCTGGGCTATCGGTACATACACAAGAGCAATGCAGAAAATAAACCCTGGTCATAACGAAGCCACATGGGTTGTATTAACTCTACAAGGTCTCTGGCGAGCTGGAATGCTAATATCTAGGATAGCTGTGTTGGTTCTAACAGCCCTCTGTCTAAGAGAATGGTCTTTATTGTTTCTTG GACTCCATTGGCTGTTAATGACCATTTGGGTAATTCTTCAGAACACAGACTTTTGCCCTACCTTTTGGGAAGAACGTATTTATAACTGTATCATAGGATTTATTTATTGCTTCGACTTTTTCAATTTGCGCGTAGGCAAGTCTCGGTACAGAGTACTTGTTTTTTATTCGATCATCGTGACAGAGAACGTGGTGTTCTTAATCGTGTACGTATTGTGTTTCAAAGATGCTATAAAGTCTGAGGAGATAGCGATAATAACGAGTTTGATAATCGGAGGGATGATGATCGGCTTGTCGAGTATGTTAGTTTATTACGGAAAATTTCACCCGTCCAAGTTCGGAGACGCGTCTAAGAGGAACGACGAGAAGACGTCCGAGATGGTAACCAACAAAGCCGCCACTCCTAGATCTTTCAAACAGTATTATCCGAACACGTTCGCATCCTCGTCCTGTTCTATCGATCGCTCTCAAGTGGCCACCTCGGAAGAAGCCACGACGGACAAACAATTTTTGTTAACAAACATCGTGCAGAACTCGGAATGCGCGGAAAGCGGCGTCGCGAATCAAAGCTGCACCACCGAGAACGAATCGCAGACTGCCGTTTGCGTTGTGTCCGAGTGCGATTCGGCGCACAACAACTTTTCAAAAGACAAgaacgtttcatcgaacgcATTAGCGAAGAACGCTTTTCCTGTATCGGAAAAGGACGATGATTGCAACGACGCCAAGGAGGACGTTCATCGTCAAAAACGTAGAGGCATTTGTTTACCAACGACGCACGGTTTGGACATAGACAAAGAGGTATCCACGGAAGACAACTCTTGTCTCCCCTTGCAAAAGAGACGGGCGATCTGTTTCTCGACCCGGTTGATCCTCGAGATGGAGGACAACTTGGAGGAGAAGGTTGCTGCGGATAAGAAACGCGACGAGTTAAAGGAACGTTCTCTCGCCGACGTATGCGACGATCTGAACGGTATCGCGGTACTGAGGGACAGATTGAAAACACCGACGATGTTCAACAACGCTTGCGAGAAAATTTCCGAAACGGAGAAGCTGTCGAAAGACGAGACGATGAGCTGCGTTACCTCAATACACGATTACGAGAACGTTTGCCCGTTAGGTGTAGCTAGACCACCCTGGTGCATACGTAGTTGGAAGGGTTACACGGACATAGAGACCTACATCCACGACGACAGCGTGGTCAGGGACAGAAGGAGAGACACTTTAACGAGCACCACCACCGGTACCACTTACAGTTCCGAGTTTTCCGACACTACGTGCGCCAGTTCGCTGTTGCGAGGGATTCTGAAGCAAGACGACTACCTGGACACGCTCGCGTACGATCTGATAGATCCTCGAGAATCGAAAACCATCTACACCGAGGATGTCCCTGGCAAACGGGCCTCCGACATGGACGAACAAAACTCGATGCTTTACATCGCTAAACCGGTGGTGATCGACGAGAAAGGAGGAATGTTCGCGTTGGACACAATCTTGGAGGAGCACGACGAAATCTCGACGGACGAGTACGCTCGACCGGGCTGCGATTCCGTCAGCACTCTGGTGAACACGATAGATCAGATTAGGAAGTATACGGCTGAGAATTCACCGAGACACGTGTACCATACAACCGGTACACAGTGGGAGGATTTCGATCCGAAGAATTTAATCAAGAAGGCACAGCTGACCAGAGCGTTGTTCAAGAACGATCTGAAGGATTCTGGTGCCTGTAACGGGAATTATATTAATCGTTTAGACGACTCGGATGCTGTGGTCCGAGGGAAGTGCGAGATAGACGCTATTAAGGATTTAGTAAGATATTGTGCTATAGAATCGATCAGAAAGACACCGTTGATAGACGCGATACTGTCCGACTCGCCGATTCTAGGAAACAAAGCGAAGCTGCAGAAGCAGCAGGTTTCCATCGCTTATAGAAAAGACGAGGAGTCGAAGGAGAATGATCTGTACGTTGAGATGAGTCCTCTGGTACCTGTTGAAAACATTAAGGTTGTACATAATAATTTATCCGAGCCCCCTGTATCCTGTAACGTAACGCTCGCTAAGCCTGTCGAAGATAAATCTCCGGACACCGTGGCAAATATTTCCCCGCAGTCGACGAAGAATCATCGGGACGGGGAGAGGTTCGAAGCGAGCTGCGAGAAGCGTAGAAAAGCTATCAATTTTCCCAGACGAAAGTTTTCTCTGTTGAAAGAGAAGTTCGAGTCGAAATCGCAGCTGGTATACGTTGTCACGCCGAACAACGCTATTAAAATTGGACAACCAACCGTCTCGGCCGACTCGGAGGCGTCGAagagaaacgtatcggtgaTCTTGAAGAAAACGTCCGACTGTACGAGGCACGATAAGGAAAATTTAGCTCCTATCGGTCGTGCCAAACGTACCTCGTCGAACGACAGATCTCAGGTAAACGGAGAGAATAGTGACTTGATCTACGAGAACGACAAGTCTTTGTGCAataatgatttaaatttaaaagagAGAAGACATATATTCTTGGAGCAGGTTCTATCGCCACCGAAACTTTTGACCTGGAACAAAAGAAAATCCCTTGGCGGGAGCAGCGTGAAAAAGTTGTAG
- the LOC114876592 gene encoding uncharacterized protein LOC114876592 isoform X3, whose translation MEYFLQGQFIWGCFALSFTILPAGVIQMFSLRWYHSDGSIKSIHWALHFLFLGVLHRYYFKTYFYQFIIYFFVPFFFKRENNFISRYLILLYATIYSLRSKRFVKDKNWVYRQESDICMLHLFESFMGAAPQLILQLYVMAVLHRTPPCTSLSAMVSFCSLSWAIGTYTRAMQKINPGHNEATWVVLTLQGLWRAGMLISRIAVLVLTALCLREWSLLFLGLHWLLMTIWVILQNTDFCPTFWEERIYNCIIGFIYCFDFFNLRVGKSRYRVLVFYSIIVTENVVFLIVYVLCFKDAIKSEEIAIITSLIIGGMMIGLSSMLVYYGKFHPSKFGDASKRNDEKTSEMVTNKAATPRSFKQYYPNTFASSSCSIDRSQVATSEEATTDKQFLLTNIVQNSECAESGVANQSCTTENESQTAVCVVSECDSAHNNFSKDKNVSSNALAKNAFPVSEKDDDCNDAKEDVHRQKRRGICLPTTHGLDIDKEVSTEDNSCLPLQKRRAICFSTRLILEMEDNLEEKVAADKKRDELKERSLADVCDDLNGIAVLRDRLKTPTMFNNACEKISETEKLSKDETMSCVTSIHDYENVCPLGVARPPWCIRSWKGYTDIETYIHDDSVVRDRRRDTLTSTTTGTTYSSEFSDTTCASSLLRGILKQDDYLDTLAYDLIDPRESKTIYTEDVPGKRASDMDEQNSMLYIAKPVVIDEKGGMFALDTILEEHDEISTDEYARPGCDSVSTLVNTIDQIRKYTAENSPRHVYHTTGTQWEDFDPKNLIKKAQLTRALFKNDLKDSGACNGNYINRLDDSDAVVRGKCEIDAIKDLVRYCAIESIRKTPLIDAILSDSPILGNKAKLQKQQVSIAYRKDEESKENDLYVEMSPLVPVENIKVVHNNLSEPPVSCNVTLAKPVEDKSPDTVANISPQSTKNHRDGERFEASCEKRRKAINFPRRKFSLLKEKFESKSQLVYVVTPNNAIKIGQPTVSADSEASKRNVSVILKKTSDCTRHDKENLAPIGRAKRTSSNDRSQVNGENSDLIYENDKSLCNNDLNLKERRHIFLEQVLSPPKLLTWNKRKSLGGSSVKKL comes from the exons ATGGAGTACTTTTTGCAAGGCCAGTTTATTTGGGGATGCTTTGCTTTGAGTTTTACAATTCTACCTGCAGGTGTTATTCAGATGTTTAGCTTGAGATGGTATCACAGTGATGGTTCTATTAAAAGTATACATTGGGCATTACATTTTTTGTTCTTAGGAGTATTACACAGgtattattttaaaacttaTTTCTATCAGtttataatttacttttttgttccttttttttttaagagagagaacaattttatttctaggtatttaattttactttacgcTACAATATATTCGTTAAGGAGCAAACGATTTGTGAAGGATAAAAATTGGGTATATAGACAGGAAAGTGACATATGCATGCTACACTTATTTGAGTCTTTTATGGGAGCTGCTCCACAATTAATATTGCAATTATATGTCATGGCAGTATTACATCGTACACCACCATGCACAA GTTTATCTGCCATGGTGTCCTTTTGTTCTTTGAGCTGGGCTATCGGTACATACACAAGAGCAATGCAGAAAATAAACCCTGGTCATAACGAAGCCACATGGGTTGTATTAACTCTACAAGGTCTCTGGCGAGCTGGAATGCTAATATCTAGGATAGCTGTGTTGGTTCTAACAGCCCTCTGTCTAAGAGAATGGTCTTTATTGTTTCTTG GACTCCATTGGCTGTTAATGACCATTTGGGTAATTCTTCAGAACACAGACTTTTGCCCTACCTTTTGGGAAGAACGTATTTATAACTGTATCATAGGATTTATTTATTGCTTCGACTTTTTCAATTTGCGCGTAGGCAAGTCTCGGTACAGAGTACTTGTTTTTTATTCGATCATCGTGACAGAGAACGTGGTGTTCTTAATCGTGTACGTATTGTGTTTCAAAGATGCTATAAAGTCTGAGGAGATAGCGATAATAACGAGTTTGATAATCGGAGGGATGATGATCGGCTTGTCGAGTATGTTAGTTTATTACGGAAAATTTCACCCGTCCAAGTTCGGAGACGCGTCTAAGAGGAACGACGAGAAGACGTCCGAGATGGTAACCAACAAAGCCGCCACTCCTAGATCTTTCAAACAGTATTATCCGAACACGTTCGCATCCTCGTCCTGTTCTATCGATCGCTCTCAAGTGGCCACCTCGGAAGAAGCCACGACGGACAAACAATTTTTGTTAACAAACATCGTGCAGAACTCGGAATGCGCGGAAAGCGGCGTCGCGAATCAAAGCTGCACCACCGAGAACGAATCGCAGACTGCCGTTTGCGTTGTGTCCGAGTGCGATTCGGCGCACAACAACTTTTCAAAAGACAAgaacgtttcatcgaacgcATTAGCGAAGAACGCTTTTCCTGTATCGGAAAAGGACGATGATTGCAACGACGCCAAGGAGGACGTTCATCGTCAAAAACGTAGAGGCATTTGTTTACCAACGACGCACGGTTTGGACATAGACAAAGAGGTATCCACGGAAGACAACTCTTGTCTCCCCTTGCAAAAGAGACGGGCGATCTGTTTCTCGACCCGGTTGATCCTCGAGATGGAGGACAACTTGGAGGAGAAGGTTGCTGCGGATAAGAAACGCGACGAGTTAAAGGAACGTTCTCTCGCCGACGTATGCGACGATCTGAACGGTATCGCGGTACTGAGGGACAGATTGAAAACACCGACGATGTTCAACAACGCTTGCGAGAAAATTTCCGAAACGGAGAAGCTGTCGAAAGACGAGACGATGAGCTGCGTTACCTCAATACACGATTACGAGAACGTTTGCCCGTTAGGTGTAGCTAGACCACCCTGGTGCATACGTAGTTGGAAGGGTTACACGGACATAGAGACCTACATCCACGACGACAGCGTGGTCAGGGACAGAAGGAGAGACACTTTAACGAGCACCACCACCGGTACCACTTACAGTTCCGAGTTTTCCGACACTACGTGCGCCAGTTCGCTGTTGCGAGGGATTCTGAAGCAAGACGACTACCTGGACACGCTCGCGTACGATCTGATAGATCCTCGAGAATCGAAAACCATCTACACCGAGGATGTCCCTGGCAAACGGGCCTCCGACATGGACGAACAAAACTCGATGCTTTACATCGCTAAACCGGTGGTGATCGACGAGAAAGGAGGAATGTTCGCGTTGGACACAATCTTGGAGGAGCACGACGAAATCTCGACGGACGAGTACGCTCGACCGGGCTGCGATTCCGTCAGCACTCTGGTGAACACGATAGATCAGATTAGGAAGTATACGGCTGAGAATTCACCGAGACACGTGTACCATACAACCGGTACACAGTGGGAGGATTTCGATCCGAAGAATTTAATCAAGAAGGCACAGCTGACCAGAGCGTTGTTCAAGAACGATCTGAAGGATTCTGGTGCCTGTAACGGGAATTATATTAATCGTTTAGACGACTCGGATGCTGTGGTCCGAGGGAAGTGCGAGATAGACGCTATTAAGGATTTAGTAAGATATTGTGCTATAGAATCGATCAGAAAGACACCGTTGATAGACGCGATACTGTCCGACTCGCCGATTCTAGGAAACAAAGCGAAGCTGCAGAAGCAGCAGGTTTCCATCGCTTATAGAAAAGACGAGGAGTCGAAGGAGAATGATCTGTACGTTGAGATGAGTCCTCTGGTACCTGTTGAAAACATTAAGGTTGTACATAATAATTTATCCGAGCCCCCTGTATCCTGTAACGTAACGCTCGCTAAGCCTGTCGAAGATAAATCTCCGGACACCGTGGCAAATATTTCCCCGCAGTCGACGAAGAATCATCGGGACGGGGAGAGGTTCGAAGCGAGCTGCGAGAAGCGTAGAAAAGCTATCAATTTTCCCAGACGAAAGTTTTCTCTGTTGAAAGAGAAGTTCGAGTCGAAATCGCAGCTGGTATACGTTGTCACGCCGAACAACGCTATTAAAATTGGACAACCAACCGTCTCGGCCGACTCGGAGGCGTCGAagagaaacgtatcggtgaTCTTGAAGAAAACGTCCGACTGTACGAGGCACGATAAGGAAAATTTAGCTCCTATCGGTCGTGCCAAACGTACCTCGTCGAACGACAGATCTCAGGTAAACGGAGAGAATAGTGACTTGATCTACGAGAACGACAAGTCTTTGTGCAataatgatttaaatttaaaagagAGAAGACATATATTCTTGGAGCAGGTTCTATCGCCACCGAAACTTTTGACCTGGAACAAAAGAAAATCCCTTGGCGGGAGCAGCGTGAAAAAGTTGTAG
- the LOC114876592 gene encoding uncharacterized protein LOC114876592 isoform X2 — MAGKMAAAELKHDNVSSYETVKRNVSTVTLHREIECYQFRLLDLFYYLTSVSFFFMDLATDSIIFMEYFLQGQFIWGCFALSFTILPAGVIQMFSLRWYHSDGSIKSIHWALHFLFLGVLHRYLILLYATIYSLRSKRFVKDKNWVYRQESDICMLHLFESFMGAAPQLILQLYVMAVLHRTPPCTSLSAMVSFCSLSWAIGTYTRAMQKINPGHNEATWVVLTLQGLWRAGMLISRIAVLVLTALCLREWSLLFLGLHWLLMTIWVILQNTDFCPTFWEERIYNCIIGFIYCFDFFNLRVGKSRYRVLVFYSIIVTENVVFLIVYVLCFKDAIKSEEIAIITSLIIGGMMIGLSSMLVYYGKFHPSKFGDASKRNDEKTSEMVTNKAATPRSFKQYYPNTFASSSCSIDRSQVATSEEATTDKQFLLTNIVQNSECAESGVANQSCTTENESQTAVCVVSECDSAHNNFSKDKNVSSNALAKNAFPVSEKDDDCNDAKEDVHRQKRRGICLPTTHGLDIDKEVSTEDNSCLPLQKRRAICFSTRLILEMEDNLEEKVAADKKRDELKERSLADVCDDLNGIAVLRDRLKTPTMFNNACEKISETEKLSKDETMSCVTSIHDYENVCPLGVARPPWCIRSWKGYTDIETYIHDDSVVRDRRRDTLTSTTTGTTYSSEFSDTTCASSLLRGILKQDDYLDTLAYDLIDPRESKTIYTEDVPGKRASDMDEQNSMLYIAKPVVIDEKGGMFALDTILEEHDEISTDEYARPGCDSVSTLVNTIDQIRKYTAENSPRHVYHTTGTQWEDFDPKNLIKKAQLTRALFKNDLKDSGACNGNYINRLDDSDAVVRGKCEIDAIKDLVRYCAIESIRKTPLIDAILSDSPILGNKAKLQKQQVSIAYRKDEESKENDLYVEMSPLVPVENIKVVHNNLSEPPVSCNVTLAKPVEDKSPDTVANISPQSTKNHRDGERFEASCEKRRKAINFPRRKFSLLKEKFESKSQLVYVVTPNNAIKIGQPTVSADSEASKRNVSVILKKTSDCTRHDKENLAPIGRAKRTSSNDRSQVNGENSDLIYENDKSLCNNDLNLKERRHIFLEQVLSPPKLLTWNKRKSLGGSSVKKL, encoded by the exons aTGGCCGGGAAGATGGCGGCGGCAGAGTTAAAACATGATAATGTTTCATCTTATGAAACTGTGAAGAGAAATGTATCGACAGTGACACTACATAGAGAAATAGAATGTTATCAATTCAGATTGTTAGACTTATTTTACTATTTGACTTCTGTCAGTTTTTTTTTCATGGACTTAGCAACAG ATAGTATTATATTTATGGAGTACTTTTTGCAAGGCCAGTTTATTTGGGGATGCTTTGCTTTGAGTTTTACAATTCTACCTGCAGGTGTTATTCAGATGTTTAGCTTGAGATGGTATCACAGTGATGGTTCTATTAAAAGTATACATTGGGCATTACATTTTTTGTTCTTAGGAGTATTACACAG gtatttaattttactttacgcTACAATATATTCGTTAAGGAGCAAACGATTTGTGAAGGATAAAAATTGGGTATATAGACAGGAAAGTGACATATGCATGCTACACTTATTTGAGTCTTTTATGGGAGCTGCTCCACAATTAATATTGCAATTATATGTCATGGCAGTATTACATCGTACACCACCATGCACAA GTTTATCTGCCATGGTGTCCTTTTGTTCTTTGAGCTGGGCTATCGGTACATACACAAGAGCAATGCAGAAAATAAACCCTGGTCATAACGAAGCCACATGGGTTGTATTAACTCTACAAGGTCTCTGGCGAGCTGGAATGCTAATATCTAGGATAGCTGTGTTGGTTCTAACAGCCCTCTGTCTAAGAGAATGGTCTTTATTGTTTCTTG GACTCCATTGGCTGTTAATGACCATTTGGGTAATTCTTCAGAACACAGACTTTTGCCCTACCTTTTGGGAAGAACGTATTTATAACTGTATCATAGGATTTATTTATTGCTTCGACTTTTTCAATTTGCGCGTAGGCAAGTCTCGGTACAGAGTACTTGTTTTTTATTCGATCATCGTGACAGAGAACGTGGTGTTCTTAATCGTGTACGTATTGTGTTTCAAAGATGCTATAAAGTCTGAGGAGATAGCGATAATAACGAGTTTGATAATCGGAGGGATGATGATCGGCTTGTCGAGTATGTTAGTTTATTACGGAAAATTTCACCCGTCCAAGTTCGGAGACGCGTCTAAGAGGAACGACGAGAAGACGTCCGAGATGGTAACCAACAAAGCCGCCACTCCTAGATCTTTCAAACAGTATTATCCGAACACGTTCGCATCCTCGTCCTGTTCTATCGATCGCTCTCAAGTGGCCACCTCGGAAGAAGCCACGACGGACAAACAATTTTTGTTAACAAACATCGTGCAGAACTCGGAATGCGCGGAAAGCGGCGTCGCGAATCAAAGCTGCACCACCGAGAACGAATCGCAGACTGCCGTTTGCGTTGTGTCCGAGTGCGATTCGGCGCACAACAACTTTTCAAAAGACAAgaacgtttcatcgaacgcATTAGCGAAGAACGCTTTTCCTGTATCGGAAAAGGACGATGATTGCAACGACGCCAAGGAGGACGTTCATCGTCAAAAACGTAGAGGCATTTGTTTACCAACGACGCACGGTTTGGACATAGACAAAGAGGTATCCACGGAAGACAACTCTTGTCTCCCCTTGCAAAAGAGACGGGCGATCTGTTTCTCGACCCGGTTGATCCTCGAGATGGAGGACAACTTGGAGGAGAAGGTTGCTGCGGATAAGAAACGCGACGAGTTAAAGGAACGTTCTCTCGCCGACGTATGCGACGATCTGAACGGTATCGCGGTACTGAGGGACAGATTGAAAACACCGACGATGTTCAACAACGCTTGCGAGAAAATTTCCGAAACGGAGAAGCTGTCGAAAGACGAGACGATGAGCTGCGTTACCTCAATACACGATTACGAGAACGTTTGCCCGTTAGGTGTAGCTAGACCACCCTGGTGCATACGTAGTTGGAAGGGTTACACGGACATAGAGACCTACATCCACGACGACAGCGTGGTCAGGGACAGAAGGAGAGACACTTTAACGAGCACCACCACCGGTACCACTTACAGTTCCGAGTTTTCCGACACTACGTGCGCCAGTTCGCTGTTGCGAGGGATTCTGAAGCAAGACGACTACCTGGACACGCTCGCGTACGATCTGATAGATCCTCGAGAATCGAAAACCATCTACACCGAGGATGTCCCTGGCAAACGGGCCTCCGACATGGACGAACAAAACTCGATGCTTTACATCGCTAAACCGGTGGTGATCGACGAGAAAGGAGGAATGTTCGCGTTGGACACAATCTTGGAGGAGCACGACGAAATCTCGACGGACGAGTACGCTCGACCGGGCTGCGATTCCGTCAGCACTCTGGTGAACACGATAGATCAGATTAGGAAGTATACGGCTGAGAATTCACCGAGACACGTGTACCATACAACCGGTACACAGTGGGAGGATTTCGATCCGAAGAATTTAATCAAGAAGGCACAGCTGACCAGAGCGTTGTTCAAGAACGATCTGAAGGATTCTGGTGCCTGTAACGGGAATTATATTAATCGTTTAGACGACTCGGATGCTGTGGTCCGAGGGAAGTGCGAGATAGACGCTATTAAGGATTTAGTAAGATATTGTGCTATAGAATCGATCAGAAAGACACCGTTGATAGACGCGATACTGTCCGACTCGCCGATTCTAGGAAACAAAGCGAAGCTGCAGAAGCAGCAGGTTTCCATCGCTTATAGAAAAGACGAGGAGTCGAAGGAGAATGATCTGTACGTTGAGATGAGTCCTCTGGTACCTGTTGAAAACATTAAGGTTGTACATAATAATTTATCCGAGCCCCCTGTATCCTGTAACGTAACGCTCGCTAAGCCTGTCGAAGATAAATCTCCGGACACCGTGGCAAATATTTCCCCGCAGTCGACGAAGAATCATCGGGACGGGGAGAGGTTCGAAGCGAGCTGCGAGAAGCGTAGAAAAGCTATCAATTTTCCCAGACGAAAGTTTTCTCTGTTGAAAGAGAAGTTCGAGTCGAAATCGCAGCTGGTATACGTTGTCACGCCGAACAACGCTATTAAAATTGGACAACCAACCGTCTCGGCCGACTCGGAGGCGTCGAagagaaacgtatcggtgaTCTTGAAGAAAACGTCCGACTGTACGAGGCACGATAAGGAAAATTTAGCTCCTATCGGTCGTGCCAAACGTACCTCGTCGAACGACAGATCTCAGGTAAACGGAGAGAATAGTGACTTGATCTACGAGAACGACAAGTCTTTGTGCAataatgatttaaatttaaaagagAGAAGACATATATTCTTGGAGCAGGTTCTATCGCCACCGAAACTTTTGACCTGGAACAAAAGAAAATCCCTTGGCGGGAGCAGCGTGAAAAAGTTGTAG
- the LOC114876597 gene encoding carbohydrate sulfotransferase 9-like, with the protein MFSGLQRQFTLPKLVMIFTIIFMSFILLLSLLCNSCLHTSKHLKIISYINSQNYKHSSLVNNKSIVTTLSMEEMKNVRVQLSNRKDELEQYCQIISRSDSNLDNVLSNMIIDTEHGISWCPIYKAASSTWMKHFATLGGVLTETAMELIRRDVLQINTIVRKAFPRDRDIKRAYQKLNKTKKFLIVRHPFERLVSAYRDKLEHIEGRDYYYKRFGRHIAHKYHQYRKPNETQLEPTFTEFLQFIVEEKYFDEHWAPFVDTCEPCLIKYNYILKFDTFDRDQKFLIQELGLNQYLYEKNDLKNINPRGVTTTTLVKEYMQNVPRSLLDKINKVYENDFKLFSYLPI; encoded by the exons ATGTTTTCAGGATTACAA AGGCAATTTACCTTACCGAAGTTAGTCATGATATTTACCATAATATTTATGTCGTTTATACTTTTACTGAGTTTACTCTGCAACTCGTGTTTACATACGAGTAAACACTTGAAAATCATAAGTTATATTAATAGTCAAAATTACAAACACAGCAGTTTAGTTAATAACAAATCTATTGTAACTACTCTATCAAtggaagaaatgaaaaacgtAAGGGTTCAATTAAGTAACAGAAAAGACGAATTAGAACAGTATTGTCAAATCATTAGTAGAAGTGATTCAAATTTGGACAATGTACTGTCTAATATGATTATTGATAC AGAACACGGGATATCATGGTGTCCCATCTATAAGGCAGCAAGTTCTACTTGGATGAAACATTTTGCTACACTTGGAGGTGTATTAACAGAGACAGCTATGGAATTAATTCGTCGAGATGTGCTACAGATAAATACCATTGTTAGAAAAGCATTTCCACGCGATCGAGATATCAAGAGGGCATATCAA aaattaaataaaacgaaaaaatttctaattgtacGCCACCCGTTTGAACGTCTTGTATCCGCATATAGGGACAAGTTAGAACACATCGAAGGAAgagattattattataaaagatTCGGACGTCACATTGCACACAAGTATCATCAATATAGAAAACCAAATGAAACCCAACTTGAACCAACATTTACAGAATTTCTTCAGTTCatagtagaagaaaaatacTTTGACGAACATTGGGCACCGTTTGTCGATACATGTGAACCTTGTCTAATCAAGTATAACtacattttgaaatttgatacTTTTGATAGGGATCAAAAGTTCTTAATACAAGAGTTAGGTTTAAATCAATATCTGtatgaaaaaaatgatttgaaaaatataaacccACGTGGAGTTACAACAACTACTTTAGTTAAAGAATACATGCAAAACGTTCCTAGGTCATTGcttgataaaattaataaggTTTACGAAAATGACTTTAAACTTTTCTCCTATTTACCCATTTAA